A region of Nitrospinota bacterium DNA encodes the following proteins:
- a CDS encoding OmpA family protein, with product MAKKEENVEPEIIRIVKKGHGGHHGGSWKVAYADFVTAMMAFFLLLWLLSMVSKEKKILLSQYFNNVSLSNVKGGLPFMESGSRNLTEEQHDLITSLSVDSEKISEKMPGGKPVMSEIEKALVSKLMEIADQVRVNSAEEGVRIEIGDTEKSRLFQPGGAVLTDNAKKIIHAVADNIKGHVTRLSIESHSETFKDQKEDSAWEMSLARAMAVRAELEASGVNPFSIEKIISYGDRLLVDKANPGSVVNNRVNIVLLDNSRKDKSKEDGNGAPAPAQGAAGAGAPAPATH from the coding sequence ATGGCTAAGAAAGAAGAGAATGTGGAGCCGGAGATTATCCGGATAGTCAAGAAAGGCCACGGCGGACATCACGGCGGGTCATGGAAAGTGGCCTATGCCGACTTCGTTACGGCCATGATGGCGTTTTTCCTGCTCCTTTGGCTGTTAAGCATGGTGTCCAAGGAGAAGAAAATACTGCTGTCCCAATACTTCAACAACGTGAGCCTTTCCAACGTGAAGGGGGGCTTGCCGTTTATGGAGTCCGGCTCCCGCAACCTTACCGAAGAACAGCACGACCTTATAACGTCGCTGTCGGTGGACAGCGAGAAGATCTCCGAAAAGATGCCGGGTGGAAAGCCGGTAATGTCTGAAATTGAAAAGGCGCTGGTGTCCAAACTTATGGAGATAGCCGACCAGGTGCGGGTGAACTCGGCGGAAGAAGGGGTTCGCATAGAGATAGGCGATACGGAGAAAAGCAGGCTGTTCCAGCCGGGGGGCGCGGTTCTAACCGACAACGCGAAGAAAATCATCCACGCGGTGGCGGACAACATAAAGGGGCATGTTACCAGGCTTTCCATAGAGAGCCATTCGGAGACTTTCAAAGACCAGAAAGAGGATAGCGCGTGGGAGATGTCTTTGGCCCGGGCCATGGCCGTTCGCGCGGAGCTGGAAGCCAGCGGGGTGAACCCGTTTTCCATCGAGAAGATCATAAGTTACGGTGACAGGCTGTTGGTGGACAAGGCAAATCCGGGGAGCGTGGTGAACAACCGGGTGAACATAGTACTGCTGGACAATAGCAGGAAGGATAAGTCTAAAGAAGACGGCAATGGCGCCCCGGCCCCAGCGCAGGGCGCGGCTGGCGCGGGAGCGCCCGCCCCCGCCACCCACTAG
- a CDS encoding DUF2065 domain-containing protein — translation MKLFVMVVGMVMVIEGVPYFVAPEQMKKVSAILLKTPRTALRMGGLMLMVAGLILVALGKF, via the coding sequence ATGAAGCTTTTCGTGATGGTCGTTGGCATGGTGATGGTTATCGAAGGTGTCCCGTATTTCGTGGCGCCGGAACAAATGAAAAAAGTCTCGGCCATACTCCTCAAGACTCCCCGCACGGCCTTGAGGATGGGCGGGTTAATGCTTATGGTGGCCGGGCTTATACTTGTAGCGCTCGGTAAATTCTAG
- a CDS encoding TrpB-like pyridoxal phosphate-dependent enzyme encodes MPEQTKYLLNNSDIPRQWYNVLADLPNPPQPPLHPGTGQPVGPQDLAPLFPMALIEQEVSAERWIDIPQEVLDIYAMWRPSPLFRARRLEKALGTPARIFYKYEGGSPAGSHKPNTAVAQAYYNKQAGIKKIATETGAGQWGSAMSLAGNMFGLEVLVYMVKVSYEQKPYRRYMMNCWGGKVIPSPSNTTNAGRMILARDPNSTGSLGIAISEAVEVAATNPDTNYALGSVLNHVLLHQTVIGLEAQKQMEMAGAYPDVVIGCCGGGSNFGGIAHPYVRDRAHGKNVRIVAVEPASCPTLTKGIYAYDFGDTAQLTPLIPSFTLGHDFVPPGIHAGGLRYHSASPITSQMLLDNIIEAAAYPQLECFDAAITFCRAEGIIPAPESSHAIRHAIVEAQRAKEEGKERVILFNLSGHGHFDMAAYDNYFEGKLVDDRMDEAGVERALKAIEPLPKPAGYTGKPREAVEV; translated from the coding sequence ATGCCTGAGCAAACCAAGTATCTCCTGAACAATTCGGATATCCCAAGGCAGTGGTACAACGTTCTGGCCGACCTTCCAAATCCGCCCCAGCCGCCGCTCCACCCCGGCACGGGCCAGCCCGTGGGGCCGCAAGACCTGGCCCCGCTTTTCCCCATGGCCCTGATCGAGCAAGAGGTAAGCGCCGAGCGGTGGATAGACATCCCCCAGGAGGTGCTGGACATTTACGCCATGTGGCGCCCTTCCCCGCTGTTCCGGGCCCGCAGGCTGGAAAAGGCGCTGGGCACGCCCGCCAGGATATTTTACAAGTACGAGGGCGGCTCGCCCGCCGGTAGCCACAAGCCCAACACCGCCGTGGCCCAGGCCTATTACAACAAGCAGGCGGGCATCAAAAAGATAGCCACCGAAACCGGCGCGGGCCAGTGGGGCTCCGCCATGAGCCTGGCGGGAAACATGTTCGGGCTGGAAGTGCTGGTGTACATGGTGAAGGTGAGTTACGAACAGAAACCCTACCGGCGGTACATGATGAACTGCTGGGGCGGCAAGGTTATCCCCTCCCCCTCAAACACCACCAACGCCGGAAGGATGATACTGGCCCGTGACCCCAACTCCACCGGTAGCCTTGGCATAGCCATATCCGAGGCGGTGGAAGTGGCCGCAACCAATCCGGACACCAACTATGCGCTGGGTTCGGTGTTAAACCATGTGCTATTGCACCAGACTGTAATCGGGCTGGAAGCGCAAAAGCAGATGGAGATGGCCGGGGCGTACCCGGACGTGGTCATCGGCTGTTGCGGCGGCGGCTCCAACTTCGGCGGCATCGCCCACCCCTACGTCCGGGACAGGGCTCACGGCAAGAACGTGCGCATTGTGGCGGTGGAGCCCGCCTCATGCCCCACCCTCACCAAGGGGATATACGCCTACGATTTCGGCGACACCGCTCAGCTTACGCCCCTTATCCCATCGTTCACCCTCGGTCACGATTTCGTACCGCCCGGCATCCACGCCGGCGGCCTGCGGTATCACTCGGCGTCGCCCATCACAAGCCAGATGTTGCTGGACAACATCATCGAGGCGGCGGCCTATCCCCAGCTGGAGTGTTTCGACGCGGCCATCACCTTCTGCCGCGCCGAAGGGATAATCCCGGCGCCGGAATCCTCCCACGCCATCCGCCACGCCATTGTGGAGGCCCAGCGGGCGAAAGAAGAAGGGAAAGAGCGGGTGATACTGTTCAACCTTTCCGGCCACGGGCATTTCGACATGGCCGCATACGACAATTATTTCGAAGGCAAGCTTGTGGACGACCGGATGGACGAAGCGGGCGTGGAACGGGCCTTGAAAGCCATAGAGCCGTTACCCAAACCCGCAGGCTACACCGGCAAACCCAGGGAGGCCGTGGAAGTTTAG
- the acpS gene encoding holo-ACP synthase — protein MIDFSATLAGGPAIRAGVDICSQYRIRHAAERHGERFIHQVFTEREIAYCSTQADPYPSYTARFAAKEAVMKLLGKGVWVIPFTNVEVGRGAEGRPFIILTGKAEELARELGIKSMDVTISHEKDGYAVAFVTALADPKKPSSGR, from the coding sequence ATGATTGATTTTTCGGCAACCCTGGCCGGTGGCCCGGCTATCCGAGCGGGGGTGGACATTTGCTCGCAATACCGCATCCGCCATGCGGCGGAACGGCATGGGGAGCGGTTCATCCATCAGGTGTTCACCGAACGGGAGATAGCGTATTGCTCCACCCAGGCGGACCCGTATCCATCTTATACCGCCCGGTTCGCCGCCAAGGAGGCGGTGATGAAACTGCTGGGCAAAGGGGTGTGGGTTATCCCCTTCACCAATGTGGAGGTGGGCCGGGGGGCAGAAGGCAGGCCGTTCATCATCCTCACCGGAAAGGCCGAGGAACTGGCCCGGGAACTGGGGATCAAGAGCATGGACGTAACCATATCCCACGAGAAAGATGGTTACGCCGTGGCGTTTGTGACGGCGCTGGCGGACCCAAAAAAGCCTTCTTCCGGCCGTTAG
- the dnaX gene encoding DNA polymerase III subunit gamma/tau, with translation MEQKHVVSARKFRPQTFSQVVGQQHIVRALGYALNSGRIAHGYLFAGTRGVGKTTTARILAKALNCIKGPTAEPCLECANCKEIAAGTSVDVIEIDGASNRGIENIRELRENARFSPTSSRHKIYIIDEVHQITKDGFNALLKTLEEPPAHVVFIFATTELAKVPVTILSRCQVFEYRSISLADIAKQLEMIAGHEGVEATPTAIQLLARRAKGSMRDAQSLFDQAAAYGGGKVTEEDIQLILGLVNRSTLINVMDAATRQDKASLLELSEMVAQSGYDPALFVEELLETVRDIMAVKIKPENAARLAEEERAPVENWARALDFDEIQRFFSSLVQTMEEMRYSHMPTLNLAMGLLRLSEKRGMARIEDILDRVARAEAIVEKGVPGAERAAPAPLRIPQGSNAAKKLEPNLEPAPAEITKAFSQGGAEDLKKAFQTARPVLIGYLQNATLALRDMNYTITVDDLLAREHLEEPETRKTLEDIAQKVTGKALRQVVVYQPEKKKETDPQLARNKEIESSIKKHLTETPIVQSALEIFGGDIVDVKVRKDGRLNPPSDN, from the coding sequence ATGGAACAAAAACACGTAGTATCGGCCAGGAAATTCCGGCCCCAAACTTTTTCCCAGGTGGTGGGGCAACAGCACATCGTGCGCGCCCTGGGCTATGCCTTGAACTCGGGCAGGATAGCCCACGGCTATCTTTTCGCCGGGACGCGGGGCGTGGGCAAGACCACCACCGCCCGGATCCTTGCCAAGGCGCTCAACTGCATAAAAGGCCCCACGGCGGAACCCTGCCTTGAATGCGCCAATTGCAAGGAGATAGCCGCAGGGACATCTGTTGACGTAATAGAGATAGACGGAGCCTCCAACCGTGGCATTGAGAACATCCGGGAGCTGAGGGAGAACGCCCGGTTCTCCCCCACCAGTTCGCGGCACAAGATATACATAATCGACGAGGTCCACCAGATAACCAAAGACGGTTTCAACGCCCTGTTGAAAACCCTGGAAGAGCCGCCCGCCCACGTGGTGTTCATCTTCGCCACCACGGAACTGGCCAAGGTGCCGGTGACCATACTTTCCCGGTGCCAGGTGTTCGAATACCGGAGCATCTCCCTTGCCGACATCGCAAAACAGCTGGAGATGATAGCCGGACACGAGGGGGTGGAGGCGACGCCCACGGCCATTCAACTGTTGGCGCGGCGGGCCAAAGGCTCCATGCGGGACGCGCAGTCGCTGTTCGACCAGGCGGCGGCGTATGGCGGCGGAAAAGTTACCGAGGAGGACATCCAGCTGATACTTGGTCTGGTCAACAGGTCCACGCTGATAAATGTCATGGACGCGGCGACCCGGCAGGACAAGGCGTCGCTGTTGGAGCTGTCGGAGATGGTTGCCCAGTCGGGTTACGACCCGGCGCTGTTCGTGGAAGAGCTGTTGGAAACCGTGCGGGACATCATGGCGGTTAAGATAAAACCGGAAAACGCGGCGCGGCTTGCCGAAGAGGAGCGCGCCCCGGTGGAAAACTGGGCGCGGGCGCTGGATTTCGACGAGATACAAAGGTTCTTCAGCTCCCTTGTGCAGACAATGGAAGAGATGCGGTATTCCCACATGCCAACGCTGAACCTTGCCATGGGGCTTCTGCGGCTGTCGGAAAAACGTGGCATGGCGCGAATAGAGGACATTCTGGACAGGGTGGCCCGCGCCGAGGCCATCGTGGAAAAAGGGGTTCCCGGCGCGGAAAGGGCCGCCCCGGCGCCTTTGCGCATTCCGCAGGGCTCAAACGCCGCTAAAAAGCTGGAGCCAAACCTGGAGCCCGCCCCGGCGGAGATAACCAAAGCCTTCAGCCAGGGCGGCGCGGAAGATTTAAAGAAAGCGTTCCAGACGGCCCGCCCGGTTCTCATTGGATATCTGCAGAACGCAACCCTGGCCCTGCGGGACATGAACTATACGATAACGGTGGACGACCTGCTCGCCAGGGAACATCTGGAAGAGCCGGAAACCAGGAAGACACTGGAGGACATCGCCCAGAAAGTCACCGGAAAAGCGTTGCGGCAGGTGGTTGTTTACCAGCCTGAAAAAAAAAAGGAAACTGACCCCCAGTTAGCAAGGAATAAGGAGATAGAATCCTCCATAAAAAAACACCTCACCGAAACGCCCATCGTGCAGAGCGCACTGGAGATATTCGGCGGGGACATTGTGGACGTGAAGGTAAGGAAAGACGGCAGGTTAAACCCGCCATCGGATAACTGA
- a CDS encoding YbaB/EbfC family nucleoid-associated protein yields the protein MSKGFGNLMRQVQQMQKKMAITQEELNGKTIEGEAGHGKVKVTVTGGLEIKSVSIDKDVVDPADTGMLEDLLAVAVNDALSKAKKMKDDEFSKLTAGLPVNLPGML from the coding sequence ATGTCCAAAGGTTTTGGGAACCTGATGCGGCAGGTCCAGCAGATGCAGAAGAAAATGGCGATAACCCAGGAAGAGCTTAACGGCAAAACCATCGAGGGTGAAGCGGGCCATGGCAAGGTGAAAGTGACCGTCACCGGAGGGCTGGAGATAAAAAGCGTGTCCATAGACAAAGACGTGGTGGATCCGGCGGACACCGGTATGCTGGAAGACCTGCTGGCCGTGGCGGTGAACGACGCGCTTTCCAAGGCGAAAAAGATGAAAGACGACGAGTTCTCCAAACTCACCGCTGGCCTGCCGGTGAACCTGCCGGGGATGCTGTAA
- the recR gene encoding recombination protein RecR — protein MTGSDSLARLVERLQTLPGVGRKTAERLAFHILKSTPDEVGKITQAMTDVKEKARLCSVCMSITEQDPCGICADTGRDHATICVVEEAHDVYALEKMGEYKGVYHVLMGALSPLDGIGPEELKLKELVARVETGGVNEVILATNPNAEGEATAMYAAKLLKPAGVVVTRIARGLPMGGDLEYADEMTLSKSLGGRLRM, from the coding sequence GTGACAGGCTCCGATTCGCTGGCGCGTCTGGTGGAGCGCCTTCAAACCCTTCCCGGCGTGGGGCGCAAGACCGCCGAGCGGCTGGCGTTCCATATTTTAAAATCCACGCCGGACGAAGTGGGGAAGATCACCCAGGCCATGACGGATGTGAAGGAGAAAGCGCGGCTATGCTCGGTGTGCATGTCCATCACGGAGCAAGACCCGTGCGGCATTTGCGCGGACACCGGCAGGGACCACGCCACCATTTGCGTGGTGGAAGAGGCGCACGACGTTTACGCGCTGGAGAAGATGGGGGAATACAAGGGCGTGTACCATGTGTTGATGGGCGCCCTTTCGCCGCTGGACGGGATCGGCCCCGAAGAGTTAAAGCTGAAAGAGCTTGTGGCGCGGGTGGAGACGGGCGGCGTGAATGAGGTGATACTGGCCACAAACCCCAACGCCGAAGGGGAGGCCACCGCCATGTACGCCGCCAAACTGTTGAAACCCGCCGGCGTGGTGGTCACCCGCATAGCCCGGGGCCTGCCCATGGGTGGCGATCTGGAATACGCCGACGAGATGACGCTGAGCAAATCCCTGGGGGGAAGGCTTAGGATGTAA
- a CDS encoding DUF4160 domain-containing protein, translating into MPEICRFFGIIIAMYYKDHAPPHFHARYGGQKAIISIESLSVIDGYLAPRVLGMVTEWALAHRAELYEDWELALAMKGLKSIAPLE; encoded by the coding sequence ATGCCTGAAATATGCAGGTTCTTTGGTATCATTATCGCCATGTATTACAAAGACCACGCGCCACCGCATTTCCACGCTCGATATGGCGGGCAAAAGGCGATAATATCCATAGAGAGCCTTTCGGTCATCGATGGATATCTGGCTCCGCGCGTCCTTGGGATGGTTACAGAATGGGCGTTGGCGCACAGGGCCGAGCTTTACGAGGATTGGGAGTTGGCGCTTGCTATGAAAGGGTTGAAATCCATCGCTCCATTGGAGTAG
- a CDS encoding DUF2442 domain-containing protein, translating into MLKDVVSVKPLNDHRLFVRFEDGAEGEIDVSALVSFSGVFAPLSEKTGFDKVRVNSELGSIEWECGADLDPDVVYSVITGQPIPDYRSKAKAG; encoded by the coding sequence ATGCTTAAAGATGTCGTGTCTGTGAAGCCGCTTAATGACCACCGCCTTTTTGTCAGGTTCGAGGATGGCGCGGAAGGGGAGATAGATGTTTCGGCGCTGGTGTCATTCTCCGGTGTGTTTGCCCCGTTAAGTGAAAAAACCGGTTTTGACAAGGTGCGGGTGAACAGTGAACTGGGCTCCATTGAGTGGGAATGCGGAGCCGACCTTGACCCGGACGTGGTTTATTCCGTCATTACCGGCCAGCCCATACCCGACTACAGAAGCAAAGCCAAGGCTGGTTGA